From Natrinema salaciae, the proteins below share one genomic window:
- a CDS encoding DsrE/DsrF/DrsH-like family protein has product ELGDDGKKMTIVATKGSFDMAYPPLILASTAAAFGWDVVVFHTFWGLDILHEEKSADLKLSAVGNPNMPLPNSIAALPGMDRMATKMMQKKIDENGTATIQELIDLSLEQGVDLQACQMTIELMDYDEDDFYDGVTTGVGAATALQHMAESDVQLLV; this is encoded by the coding sequence GAACTCGGCGACGACGGCAAAAAGATGACCATCGTCGCGACCAAGGGCAGCTTCGACATGGCCTACCCGCCGCTGATCCTCGCGAGCACGGCCGCTGCCTTCGGCTGGGACGTCGTCGTCTTCCACACCTTCTGGGGACTCGACATCCTCCACGAGGAGAAATCGGCAGACCTCAAACTGAGCGCCGTCGGCAACCCGAACATGCCGCTGCCGAACTCGATCGCCGCCCTTCCCGGGATGGACCGCATGGCCACCAAAATGATGCAGAAGAAAATCGACGAAAACGGCACCGCCACCATCCAGGAACTCATCGACCTCTCCCTCGAGCAGGGCGTCGACCTCCAGGCCTGCCAGATGACCATCGAACTGATGGACTACGACGAAGACGACTTCTACGACGGCGTCACGACCGGCGTCGGAGCCGCCACCGCCCTACAGCACATGGCCGAGTCCGACGTGCAACTCCTCGTTTAG